A stretch of DNA from Lotus japonicus ecotype B-129 chromosome 4, LjGifu_v1.2:
ACCGTGGTTGTGTTAGTACACAAAAGAAAGTATGACAATGGTATATGATACTACAAATTTAAtgttttgttgtaaaaaaacatttctattttcattttccacTTCTAATTACaaaatcataattttattttaacttttttttcaaaacttatataaaaatgatgaaaatggtttttattgttttcacaTTCTTATATAAacctttgaaaataaaaaatttaaatagtaTTTGTATTAATAAAAGTGAAGATGAACATAAAGTTAGGAAACAGAAATTCAACTGACCTTCATAGTGAAATACTTATGATTATGAATTTTGATTGAATTATTTCTCAACCAAAAGGAACAAATGTGCATGGTTTGAGTCTAGCGAAAAGGGGAAAAGAATTATCTTCGACCAAGAAACCAAGTCATTGATTGGTTACAAATATTCTAAAAAAGCAAAGCTAGCTTTtaactttgtttttctttcaatGTCAACATAGCTTTGAACTTTCTAATGTGATTACAAAATAAATGTTCCTTAATCTTAATGCACATCATCATTTAGCCATCTAATATTATTTAAGATGTAGTTAGTTTATATATGAAAAGaaagtaattaattaaaatatttatttgtaaTGGATGGTCATTTCAAGTGTTAGATGATTGATTTTCATCCACTAAGATATCGAGTTCAAGTCTTATGTGTGAAAAAAGGTTAAACAAATATTAGTCGTATACTAGCTAGACTAAGTCTTCGCCACACGATAAGCACACTAATAAGTGACACTAATCGGTAGGGGTTACGAGGCTAGGGGCTGacatatgagtttttttttgtaattgtcaaattagtccctgattTTGTAATCtaatttgattttagtccttTATGAAAAAATGACGTTTAATAGCGGTAAAAAACATCAGTAATTATAAACATGATcgccactaaacgtcatttttttcGCCAATATACTAAAATCAAATTCGCTTACAAAATCAGGGACTAACTTGACcattaactcttttttttttcatcaagaAGAGTTTGAAATTGAACATTCACCCACTTGCCTAACGTGCGAAGTGTTAAACCGTAACGTCAACCCACTTGATTATACGTAATTGTGTAATAAAATATACGTAATTGTgtaatataaatttataaacAAATTTATAAAAAAGCTTATATATAATATCACTTTAATTAATAAAGCCaatgaaaaattcaaaatagaaATAATTGAACAGAAGTGCTGCCCAACTTAATTAAATACCCTTTGGAATAGCTGCCTAACTAGTAACCAAATAAGCACTGTTCAGATTGCATAGCTTTCTTTGCAGTTTGTTCTTTGCAAAACAGAACTAAACAGCACCATCTGCAGCTACTAAAATGGAGGAAACACTGGACTCCCTCCATACTGTGCCGGTCACCAAACGCTATACCAAGTTGCCATCAAATTCCATTTAGTTGTGCTTGATGCATTGCTCTTCTTTTAAATGGTAACTGAGAATACCACCTACTTAGTGGTGAGAGATTCATTTTTCATGATATGATTAGGTATGACATTCTTTTAgaagatcttttttttttttttttcatattcatGAATCCACTGAAAATTAATTGTGTGTTTGGAAAGCAAGTTTTTGTTTTATAATGGAAAAACATGTTTTCCAAAGCAAAAACTACGTGGAACATTTTTTTTATCCGAGTTAAAagtttttttactttaaaacTTAATCCCAACTCAAACACACCAATTATATTGTTTCATGTAATACTTCTTTAGTTTTTGCTTTAGtccaccatgattttaattttattgtggGTTTTGAACGAGTTTTAAAACATGTCATTTATGTTTGGTTTTATGATTGTTACATGACTTAAGATATATTGACTCAGCAACTAATTCTTACATGAAGTGATTTTAGAGTAATccatgaaaccaaacatgccATAAAAAGTGACCAtatagtttttctttttaacaCCTCAGAATCCAATTATTGTTAAAATTCCTACTTGAAATATATTCTCAAATCCATGTAAAAAAAAGTGACGACATTCTACAGAGAAGAAAAAGAGTAATCTTTAACCATTGAgctgaatatttttttaatagtaagCTGCACTTTGCGTCAAGTTTGGGCTGCTGCCATTTCACTTTGTAGTGGTCCAACCAACCCCTCACTGTCTTCATGAATTATTATGGTATTTGAAACTGAGAGTACATAGTAATTACTGAGAAGGATTTATCAGCACACACACCACTTGTGTGCCAAGTAAGAAAAGAAGGAAACAACAGATAGATGAATGGTCAGGTTTTATGGTAGGTGACTAAACAACCACCTTCACCACTCTCACATGCCTTCTTTTATGTATGTGTATTATAAAATCTACCTTTCTATCTCATGTGTAATCACTTCCTCTACCTATCCCAAATTTTTCAACACCTCATTCCTTCTCTTTGatgcaaagaaaaaataatgctGCCCCACAAACATGTCACTTTTGGAATTTATACAATTTAAGTACATCTCTGAAATGCAGCAAGGGAAGTGGCTGAAAACAACATATACTACATTTGCATATCGGTTGGCACATTTATTAGACGAACGTTAGCACTTACTTCAAAACAAAAAGTAAACGAAACTTTTCTTACACTCAACAGGTATTAAAACACGCATAACTGCAGAAAATATTCATAATAACTGGAGTTTAGAAGAGAAAACCATGAGCTTAAACTATGCAGATATTGAACTTATTCTATGAAGGTATTAAAACACACATAACAGCAGAAAATATTCATAATAACTGGAGTTTAGAAGAGAAAACCATGAGCTTAAACTATGCAGATATTGAACTTATTCTATGAACACCAGTAATGACTAATGACATGTAGAATCCAAAAAGAAATTAGAACACAGATGCAAAGTTCAACTCATGAActacttgaaaaaaaaaaatcttaacaaCATATAAGAAGTACCTAGCAAGATATGAATCTTGTAAAGAATCAATGGAATAAATGCAGAAATATTTCTATACAGTTTGATAGCATGTTTGAATTGACTTCTCTTTCACCAGAATTAACTCCGACACACGGAAGCTGCTCAAAGAAGTTTTTTTCCGATAATTGACTGCAGAATTAATTGTAGAAGTATTTTCGAACACCTGCTGAATCTTCACTCTGAAGTTGAACTACTGAAGGAGAACACTATGAACTGCAGAACTACTATGGTTGCCTTCTAGTCTACTACCCACCAGGGCCTGCTAGAATCAGCATAACTAGTGCTTTCTTCCTCTGTAGAAGCTGGAAGATTAAGATCAAGGAAGTCCCTTATTTCTGGCACTGGTTTTTGAACTACAGCAAGTGGTTGAAAGTTTCTAATCTCAGACTTACCAGACAAATGAGATCTCTTATGGCCACCTAAGGCTTGTCCAGATTGGAAAACCTTAAGGCAAATTGGACACTCATGACCTTTGTTCTTCTTGGACTCTTTCACTCTTTCTACCTCATTGCTAAGACCAGCACCAAGTTCATGTTCAACATGTTCATTTCCACTGCTCTTCTTGAGCTTGATTTCAGTTTTTGGCTCAGTTTCAATGCTGTTTTCACTGCTCTCATTTTTTGAAGCAAAGCACCCTTTGTTGTTCTTCTTGTGACTAGCTCTGTGGCCACCAAGAGCTTGGTAGGAGTGGAAGATTTTGTTGCAAGTAGTACACTCAAACTTGCCTCTCTTATGAGAGTTCTTgctgaattcacattccaaaGGCCTTTTCACACGATTCTTCAAGGAATTTGACTCCAATTCAGCATCCAGAAACTTGGTCTTGATTGAACTGTATTTTGATAAAACTGACTCTGTTCCATTGACTCTGTTTTTCCCCTGTTCACCTTCAAAATCAAGCTCAGACTTGCTGTTAGATTTTCCATTCTTGATGAACTCTTTAAGGGAAACTCCACTTCTCTTCATTTTGAACTCATTTTCAGGAGACTCAGTGGACAAAAGCTCTGAACTTTTCCCTTTAGACTTGAAATTTGCAGGAATTGAATTCGCAAACTCCcacttcttgtttccttcaatTCTAGTAACTAGATTAGTTCGAACCGAGGATCGAGGAGCTTCGAAGTTAGCAGAGTTGTTGTCAGAGGATTCAGCACGAGAATGAAGACCACTCCAAGGACTCAAATCTTTACTAAGCATCATCAAGCTCATAGCAACCTCTTCTTGCTCATGTTCAACATCAGAAATAGAAGAAGAACCAGGATTGGCAAAGGAAACAGAAGAAGTTGCAGCAGCAGAAGCAGAACCTGTGTACCTTGTTCTTCTCTCTGACCTTCTCTTTCGTTTTGGAGCAGTGATTTCATTGTCAGATTGAGAATCCATGATCAACTTCTGGGTGGTAGTAGCATTAGCAATAGCATTATTACTATTAGTCCATGAATCTTGATCCTCCAAGCTAGTAGAATTTGAAACTACTCTTTGTTTCTCAAAGTGGGATTTCATGTGGCCAAACAAGGCCTTCCAAGATTGGAAACCTTTGCCACACTCCTTGCAGAACTTGTCAGTGATCACCATAATTGAAGTGTCTTCTTCACTTGAATCTGCAAATCTCCAAGTCTTCTTTGGATTCTCCCTGAGACCATAACCAGTGTTGCAATCTCCACCATTGTTCTGAGACAAAACCTTCTTTCCTTTCTCCTCTGTCTTAGAAGACAAGTTGGTGACATGAGACCTCATGTGACCCCCCAAGGATCTACCACAGGGGAAGCTCTTGCTGCAGAACTTGCAAACATGCTTgaattcttgttcttcttccatTGAATTCAAGAAAACTGAAGAGAAATTACAGAACGCAGATCAGAAAACGAATCAGAGAATGTCCAAGAATGCTGAATTCATCAATCTCATCACTCAAGAATGCAAAATTGTGAGTACCCGGGAACAGAGGATCACAGAGGaagaatgaaaaagaagaaaagttgTCACGAACCCAGATCGGTTAATCCTGAATTCCACGAGAAAATTGCATCACATCACTTGTTGCAGTGATTTcagagagaaaaagtgaaaGTTGCAATGAGTTTGAACGAAATTGGAAGCTAAGTGCAAGATCTAAGGCAGAAAAACAGGGGAAAGAAGAGTGGTGAAGAGAATGAGTAGTGAAGCAAAGCAAAGCAAAGTAAAGATATGGTTGGTTACTACTAGCTTCTTTGGTAGTTGAGtttggaagaagaaaaatatcAAAGCTTGAAGAGTTGTGTTTGTGTTACCTTTGTTGCTAATGATGGCATGAACAAACGCAAGAGAGAATAGAAAATAAGAAGAGAGTTAGAGAGCGTTGATTTCTCtcttctcactctctctctctctctctatatcaAGTTGAGTGTATTTGGAGGAGAAATCCATGCATGGAAGCAAAGATAAAAAAGAGGAGGGAGTGGTAAAGTGAGGGAGGAGGATAGCAGCACGTGTACTCAACTGAGGATACTACGCCACTCCTAATCCAATGGCCTCTATTTGTCCAACTGAGCATTCCCTAAAACTCCCTTGAGAACCTACTAAAAGTGACTCCATTCCAAACTATATTCCTTCCTTTGTCTTGCTAGTATAGTAAGGATCTACAATAGTGTAAAGTTGATGTTTGAATACTTAAGTCGAAAGGTTAATATTTCCTTATGATAATTGAAAGTGGTTTGTTTGAATCTTTAAGTCGAAAGGTCGATATTTCTTAACAATAGTGAGTGGTTGTTTGAATTTCTAAATCAAAAGTTTGATACCATTTGGTCTTCAACATTTGAATTTCTAAATCAAAAGTTCGATACCATTTGGTCTTCACCCTTAGCGACACATAGTTGGATTTGTGAGAGCAATTTGATTCACCGAAAAAAGTGTCTACAACAATATTTGATTCAAGTGATGCATGTTTGATTATCTTTAAATAATATCTCGGGTTCGAGTATGAATATAAGACTCACTGGGCGAGCTAGTCTGACCAGTATGTGAACATTGTCACTTATTAGCTCAAATAAGATTGTTTATCGTGAAAAAATGCATGTGATTAGACAAAAATCTAATTAGAGCATTTTCATTTGCATTAAGAGAGGaagaataataaaagaaattataaatgTAATATACAATAAGATGTGATAGAaacttaatttctttttttcggGTGAATAAAAGAAGAGATCAAGAGAAAATCAGTGTCCATAATTTgttaaatatttgaaaattaggCCTAATAAGGGAATGTTAATGCTTTCAAGTACCTCTACTCATCAATTTAGATTCTCTCATATGACATAATAATATCAAGTGAAATATTGTGTTTATCTCTACTTCCATAAATATTCAATGAGCTTACAATTTAATACATATGATGAGAAAGATAAACATAAAACTCTATATAACGGTACATGAGATAACTTTCACATGAAAAGATATCATACACTCAACTCAATCTCTCTCACACAAAACACACTTGAAGTTGAAGTGAAAGGTTCCACTATGCAGCCGTTATTCTTTGGACTTTCTACTAGTGAATGGGTTTTATTTGTGGGATTAGAAAAAGATTTTGATGTGGGTCCCCCCTGGCTATCCAGTTGCTTGCTTCATATCCCAATCAAGGCCTGCTTCCATCACAATGTTCATTGATTCTCCCACGCTGATTGAGGAGGCGGCACATTTCAATTTCATGGGCAATTTGGTAAAAATTCATAACTCCCCAAACATTAGGTAGGTCATGTCTTCCATCTTATTCTATTTCCAAGGTTTTATTCTCTTTTAGGTCGGTTATGTTATATTGCTACCTGCTCCTATCCTACCCTTAAATATTAACtccatttttatttcattttcagCCATAATCCATTTATAGACCATAGTTGAAATATGTGATTCATAACTGAGCAGAGGAGTAGCAAAC
This window harbors:
- the LOC130714673 gene encoding uncharacterized protein LOC130714673, which codes for MEEEQEFKHVCKFCSKSFPCGRSLGGHMRSHVTNLSSKTEEKGKKVLSQNNGGDCNTGYGLRENPKKTWRFADSSEEDTSIMVITDKFCKECGKGFQSWKALFGHMKSHFEKQRVVSNSTSLEDQDSWTNSNNAIANATTTQKLIMDSQSDNEITAPKRKRRSERRTRYTGSASAAATSSVSFANPGSSSISDVEHEQEEVAMSLMMLSKDLSPWSGLHSRAESSDNNSANFEAPRSSVRTNLVTRIEGNKKWEFANSIPANFKSKGKSSELLSTESPENEFKMKRSGVSLKEFIKNGKSNSKSELDFEGEQGKNRVNGTESVLSKYSSIKTKFLDAELESNSLKNRVKRPLECEFSKNSHKRGKFECTTCNKIFHSYQALGGHRASHKKNNKGCFASKNESSENSIETEPKTEIKLKKSSGNEHVEHELGAGLSNEVERVKESKKNKGHECPICLKVFQSGQALGGHKRSHLSGKSEIRNFQPLAVVQKPVPEIRDFLDLNLPASTEEESTSYADSSRPWWVVD